In the Pirellulales bacterium genome, one interval contains:
- a CDS encoding BamA/TamA family outer membrane protein — translation MSSSTSTSQAGETIVREVRVEGNHTTPMAKMPKLSTRVGQPFDPRLVQEDVRSLASSRKFLDVKSQFQAVPGGIVVIFQVVERPTIEEVWFVGNQDIRTPTLRKKSELEKGQPLDPYAIEEARRRVESYYHEKGYNHVVLTTLEGDKPNDRRAVFLVDEGQSQRVLWVSFQGNTIASAARLRTQITVKPGVMWLFGGKVDRKKIDDDVQKLYAYYRGLGFFRAKISPDLQYNADKDWLSLTYIVDEGPRFKIRNVSFIGNEKFKVADLNKGLEQTAGKDFNQNTLDHDLVAIRDVYGTHGYIFSDVQAETRLLEDKPEMDLVYNVAEGKRYRVGKINVNIAGEDAHTKHTVIYDRLSLHPGDIVDTKKIREDERRLRASALFNVDPTKGSAPKIAFNKPDSSQDNEESVAQRPDSRNPDRRGARSSGGGYNGFGSGANSGSGYGNGYGSGVGSGPGAGPPGGVYDSYRGQSPDDDEVVIDITSAKDSAGNNLLVFTPSQPNSGRQVDAGIQQARFQSPGSGYGTGGYQATGASSDWSSLNSPAAQQAGSAWNVPSASSSTNYLPPGARPLSPSAAMSPIAPPPTAAAPLTTPYSNAGYSGGSTPAFNAQYQASPPPMSSPPPPVYSSPPVAQPNYTSPPPAYSQSAPPPNTYPPGFATSGGNAFGPGYSGSPSVPPPVYGAPPPAYGAPPPGYGAPPPGAAPQVPAEGVGYQVIPQGDPSVDLNVTAQETMTGRLMIGAGINSDAGLVGNFVLDEQNFDITRLPRSWDTITDGTAWRGGGQQFRLEADPGTELQRYAATFRDPYIFDTPVQFSISAYYFTRIYESWTEGRVGGTTSLGYAFTPDLKGTVGFRGEQVQIYNAVASPPPQLQEVLGNNALYGFSLGMSHDTRDSPFLPTQGHLVSATFEEVIGSFQYPRVDLQGQQYFLLHQRADQSGRHVIGIGAQLDVSGSDTPIYDAYYAGGFSTLRGFAFRGVTPRASDGVGLGGDFMALGTAEYLFPITADDALRGVIFCDFGTVEPDVRWGNVRVSPGFGLRISVPAMGPAPIALDVAFPVSKSNGDEVQNFSFFVGFGR, via the coding sequence GTGTCGTCTTCCACAAGCACTTCGCAGGCGGGAGAAACCATTGTTCGCGAAGTGCGGGTGGAAGGAAACCACACCACGCCGATGGCAAAAATGCCGAAACTGAGCACCCGCGTGGGCCAGCCATTCGATCCACGCTTGGTGCAAGAAGACGTAAGGTCCTTGGCCAGTTCACGCAAGTTTCTCGATGTGAAGTCGCAATTTCAGGCGGTGCCCGGCGGCATTGTAGTAATCTTCCAGGTCGTGGAACGGCCCACGATCGAAGAGGTGTGGTTCGTGGGCAATCAAGATATCCGAACGCCAACATTGCGGAAAAAATCGGAATTGGAAAAGGGACAACCGCTCGATCCGTATGCGATTGAAGAGGCCCGGCGCCGCGTGGAATCGTACTATCACGAAAAGGGATACAACCACGTAGTGCTTACCACGCTGGAAGGCGACAAGCCCAACGATCGCCGCGCCGTGTTCCTGGTGGACGAAGGGCAATCGCAGCGCGTGCTGTGGGTTAGCTTTCAAGGCAACACCATCGCCAGTGCGGCCCGGTTGCGAACTCAAATTACCGTGAAGCCCGGCGTAATGTGGCTGTTTGGCGGAAAAGTTGATCGCAAAAAAATCGATGACGACGTGCAAAAGCTGTACGCCTATTATCGCGGCCTCGGATTCTTCCGCGCAAAAATTTCCCCCGATCTGCAATACAACGCAGATAAAGACTGGCTCTCGCTCACTTACATCGTCGACGAAGGTCCGCGGTTCAAAATTCGCAATGTATCGTTCATTGGGAACGAAAAGTTCAAAGTCGCGGACTTGAACAAAGGCCTGGAGCAAACCGCCGGAAAAGATTTCAACCAAAATACGCTCGACCATGATCTCGTGGCCATCCGCGACGTGTATGGCACGCACGGCTACATTTTCTCCGACGTTCAGGCCGAAACCCGCTTGCTCGAAGATAAGCCCGAAATGGATTTGGTCTATAACGTGGCCGAAGGCAAGCGTTACCGCGTGGGCAAAATCAACGTGAACATCGCCGGTGAAGACGCGCACACCAAGCACACCGTGATTTACGATCGGTTGTCGCTTCATCCAGGCGACATTGTCGACACCAAAAAAATTCGCGAAGATGAGCGTCGCTTGCGCGCCAGCGCGCTCTTCAACGTAGATCCTACCAAAGGCAGCGCGCCAAAAATCGCGTTCAATAAGCCCGACAGCAGCCAGGACAACGAAGAAAGCGTAGCGCAAAGGCCTGACAGCAGAAACCCAGACCGTCGGGGCGCGCGCTCCAGCGGCGGTGGTTACAACGGCTTCGGCAGCGGCGCAAATTCTGGAAGTGGATACGGCAACGGTTATGGAAGCGGCGTCGGTTCCGGTCCTGGGGCCGGTCCCCCCGGCGGGGTTTACGACAGTTACCGCGGACAATCGCCCGATGACGACGAAGTGGTAATCGACATTACCTCGGCGAAAGATTCCGCCGGAAACAATTTGCTAGTTTTCACCCCCTCGCAGCCGAATTCGGGTCGGCAAGTGGATGCCGGCATTCAACAGGCGCGCTTTCAAAGTCCCGGTTCCGGTTATGGCACAGGTGGATATCAGGCAACCGGCGCCAGTTCCGACTGGTCTAGCTTGAATTCTCCGGCGGCCCAACAGGCTGGCTCGGCGTGGAACGTTCCGTCGGCTAGTTCTTCGACCAATTATTTGCCGCCTGGAGCTCGTCCGCTGTCACCAAGTGCCGCCATGTCACCCATCGCGCCGCCGCCAACTGCAGCCGCGCCGTTAACCACCCCGTACTCCAACGCTGGTTATTCGGGTGGCTCGACACCGGCATTCAATGCGCAATATCAGGCCAGCCCGCCGCCGATGAGCTCGCCGCCACCGCCGGTATATTCATCGCCGCCTGTGGCACAGCCCAATTACACGAGCCCGCCGCCGGCTTATTCGCAATCTGCGCCTCCTCCTAACACTTATCCGCCAGGTTTTGCCACCAGCGGGGGCAATGCATTCGGACCGGGCTATTCCGGCTCGCCCAGCGTGCCGCCGCCAGTTTATGGCGCACCGCCGCCCGCATATGGCGCACCGCCACCAGGGTATGGTGCGCCCCCGCCGGGGGCTGCACCACAAGTTCCAGCAGAGGGTGTGGGCTACCAGGTCATTCCGCAAGGTGATCCGTCTGTTGATCTGAACGTGACTGCCCAGGAAACGATGACCGGCCGTTTGATGATCGGCGCTGGCATTAACTCCGATGCCGGCTTGGTCGGCAACTTTGTGCTCGATGAGCAAAACTTTGACATCACCCGCTTGCCGCGCTCCTGGGACACAATTACCGACGGCACTGCCTGGCGCGGCGGTGGCCAACAGTTCCGCTTGGAGGCCGATCCCGGCACAGAACTCCAACGCTATGCGGCTACGTTTCGAGATCCGTACATCTTCGACACGCCGGTGCAGTTCAGCATTTCCGCGTACTACTTCACCCGAATTTATGAAAGCTGGACCGAAGGCCGCGTCGGCGGCACAACCAGCTTAGGTTACGCCTTCACGCCCGACTTAAAGGGCACGGTTGGCTTCCGCGGCGAGCAAGTGCAAATTTACAACGCCGTGGCAAGCCCGCCGCCGCAACTGCAAGAAGTGTTGGGCAACAATGCCCTGTACGGCTTCTCGCTAGGCATGTCGCACGATACCCGCGACAGTCCGTTTTTGCCCACGCAAGGACATTTAGTTTCCGCCACGTTTGAAGAAGTGATTGGCTCCTTCCAATATCCGCGTGTTGATTTGCAAGGGCAGCAGTATTTCCTATTGCATCAACGGGCAGATCAATCGGGCCGCCACGTCATTGGCATTGGCGCACAGCTTGATGTTAGCGGATCGGACACGCCGATTTACGACGCCTACTACGCCGGCGGTTTCAGCACCTTGCGCGGTTTTGCATTCCGCGGAGTTACGCCGCGCGCTTCCGATGGCGTGGGCTTGGGCGGCGATTTCATGGCCTTGGGCACCGCAGAATATTTATTCCCCATTACGGCTGACGATGCGTTGCGGGGAGTCATTTTCTGCGATTTCGGCACGGTCGAGCCCGATGTTCGTTGGGGCAACGTGCGCGTGTCGCCGGGCTTCGGGCTGCGAATTTCGGTTCCGGCAATGGGTCCTGCGCCGATTGCACTGGACGTGGCATTCCCGGTTTCCAAGTCGAATGGCGACGAAGTGCAAAACTTCAGCTTCTTCGTCGGATTCGGCAGGTAG
- a CDS encoding M28 family peptidase, which produces MAKFRAFFVGLAATVLIPSANLPGSGSLSLASAADVAVAKTAMESITADDAQNIVNVLADDSLEGRETGTRGGRAAGTYLGEQFQRLKLRGGGVNGGYYQPFGANSRNLLGWIEGSDPELKKQYVLVTAHYDHIGYGKASNSFGPLGQIHNGADDNASGDAGILEVAGAFNQLPQPPKRSVMFALWDAEEEGLLGSKYWIEHPTIKLADVAAVLNVDMIGRLRNNRVIVYGGRTSYDWRQLLSRENDETGLVLDFDWLMKADSDHQPFFAARVPVLMLHTGLHEDYHRPSDKADKINSAGLKVVSQLLFRTALEVADETIRPKFRTASRDESPASQPTVEQLSPPASGRLGIAWDEAQAKQGIVQVAAITAGSAAAKAGLKTGDRLISYAGHELNDVEQLRQLVLATRGAVPIKIMRPKNDEPMAITIQPTGEPVRLGLAWRVDDAEPDAVLLVGITPGSPADRASLKLYDRIYEVNGRRFSSSDEFRELTNSLDNPLELLTETQGKIRPVKVERLDILSSDVRSTTPTSASAQ; this is translated from the coding sequence ATGGCAAAGTTTCGCGCCTTTTTCGTCGGTTTAGCAGCGACTGTCCTGATCCCGAGCGCGAATTTGCCGGGAAGCGGTTCTTTGTCACTCGCTTCGGCGGCAGACGTGGCGGTAGCCAAAACAGCGATGGAATCGATCACCGCCGATGATGCCCAAAACATTGTCAACGTGTTGGCAGACGATTCGCTGGAAGGACGCGAAACCGGCACTCGCGGCGGCCGCGCAGCAGGAACGTATCTCGGCGAGCAATTCCAACGGCTGAAATTGCGCGGCGGCGGAGTAAACGGCGGCTACTATCAACCCTTTGGTGCTAACTCGCGAAATTTGCTGGGCTGGATTGAAGGCAGCGATCCGGAATTGAAAAAGCAGTATGTCCTGGTGACGGCCCATTACGATCACATCGGCTATGGCAAGGCGTCGAACAGCTTTGGGCCGCTAGGACAAATTCACAACGGCGCCGACGACAACGCCAGCGGCGATGCCGGCATTTTGGAAGTGGCCGGCGCCTTCAACCAGCTTCCGCAGCCTCCCAAGCGCAGCGTCATGTTTGCGTTGTGGGATGCTGAAGAGGAGGGATTGCTGGGTTCAAAATACTGGATCGAGCATCCTACGATCAAGTTGGCCGATGTCGCGGCGGTGCTGAACGTCGATATGATCGGCCGGTTGCGCAATAACCGCGTAATCGTGTATGGTGGCCGCACCAGTTACGATTGGCGACAACTGCTCAGCCGCGAAAATGACGAAACGGGCTTGGTTCTCGATTTTGATTGGTTGATGAAGGCTGACAGCGATCATCAGCCGTTTTTCGCTGCCCGTGTGCCCGTGTTGATGCTGCATACCGGCTTGCACGAAGATTATCATCGTCCCAGCGACAAAGCGGACAAAATCAATTCGGCAGGGCTGAAAGTAGTGAGCCAATTGTTATTCCGCACCGCATTGGAAGTAGCCGATGAAACCATCCGGCCCAAATTTCGCACGGCCTCGCGCGATGAATCGCCTGCTTCACAACCCACCGTAGAACAATTATCGCCGCCCGCCTCCGGACGATTGGGAATCGCCTGGGACGAAGCGCAAGCCAAGCAAGGCATTGTGCAAGTAGCGGCCATCACAGCGGGGAGCGCTGCGGCAAAAGCTGGGCTGAAAACCGGCGACCGCCTCATCAGTTACGCCGGCCATGAGCTGAACGATGTCGAGCAGCTACGGCAACTGGTGCTGGCGACGCGAGGTGCGGTGCCAATCAAAATTATGCGTCCCAAAAACGACGAACCGATGGCGATCACCATTCAACCCACCGGTGAACCGGTGCGGCTGGGCCTGGCGTGGCGGGTCGATGATGCCGAGCCCGATGCGGTATTATTGGTCGGAATTACGCCTGGTTCGCCAGCCGATCGGGCTAGTCTAAAATTATATGACCGCATTTATGAGGTGAATGGTCGACGATTTTCTTCCAGCGACGAGTTCCGGGAGCTCACGAATTCGCTGGATAATCCACTGGAATTGCTTACGGAAACTCAGGGCAAAATTCGGCCGGTCAAAGTCGAACGGCTCGATATTTTGAGCAGCGACGTGAGGTCAACCACGCCGACATCAGCTTCCGCTCAGTAA